In Chitinibacter sp. FCG-7, the genomic stretch GCTGGTGTGTCAGCGTTGCCTTCTGGGCGCGCCTTGGCAGCTCCACAGTGAAACCGTGTTGACTCAGTTTGCCAGCGAGGAACAAATCGACGAAGCCGAAGCGCTCGACGAAGACCTTGAAGGCATCTTGATCGATCCGGAGCTGGATATTGAAGCACTGGTTGAAGATGAGATTTTGCTCGCTTTACCCGTAGCGCTGACGCATGAAGTATGTGGTGGCGACGAAGCGCTAGCCAAATTGGCGAGCGATAAACCTAATCCGTTTGCAGTCCTGG encodes the following:
- a CDS encoding YceD family protein, whose protein sequence is MRGFRFYAPAYMTVIHSAEFAQEARELKGSIPLAQLTRLADQLADTSGEVFWHIESGVDRLQRPWLYLEVTGTLQLVCQRCLLGAPWQLHSETVLTQFASEEQIDEAEALDEDLEGILIDPELDIEALVEDEILLALPVALTHEVCGGDEALAKLASDKPNPFAVLAQLKTRKAE